From Daucus carota subsp. sativus chromosome 6, DH1 v3.0, whole genome shotgun sequence, the proteins below share one genomic window:
- the LOC108224706 gene encoding uncharacterized protein LOC108224706 isoform X2, whose amino-acid sequence MSSMVESAVFSFNHPILPSFNTCPPFLYSHTSHIPKFKTLNNVTKSFRIRAVVMGSFSLTKDQTVGARSADNCGGKHKAGRPKRVFFLDVNPLCYKGSTPSLRAFAHWVSLFFAQVSVIDGERGNEYRRQILPSYKANRRKFVQPLSALQTCGKSSTGKHQLITDVLRNCNVPVVRIESHEADDVVATLVGQVLERGYRVVIASPDKDFKQLISEDVQIVMPIPELDRWSFYTLKHYVAQYNCDPHSDLSLRCIMGDEVDGVPGIQQMVPGFGRKTAIKLLKKHGSLENLLSVAAVRTIGKPYAQEALLNYADYLRKNYEVLALRRDVNVHLQEEWLSHRDVNNDEKSLANFIELLGETTWNMSRQSRSSCNE is encoded by the exons ATGTCAAGCATGGTAGAATCAGCTGTTTTCTCCTTCAATCATCCCATACTTCCTTCTTTCAATACTTGCCCACCGTTCCTTTATTCCCACACTTCCCATATACCCAAATTCAAAACACTTAATAACGTCACAAAATCATTCAGAATCAGAGCTGTTGTTATGGGTTCTTTTTCCTTGACAAAAGATCAAACAGTTGGTGCGCGAAGTGCAGACAACTGTGGTGGCAAGCACAAAGCAGGGAGACCTAAGAGGGTGTTCTTCTTGGACGTGAACCCACTTTGTTATAAAGGGAGTACACCCAGTTTGCGGGCTTTTGCTCACTGGGTTTCCCTTTTCTTTGCTCAAGTCAGC GTTATTGATGGGGAAAGAGGCAATGAATATCGCAGACAAATATTACCTTCGTATAAAGCAAATAGGCGGAAGTTTGTACAACCATTATCAGCTTTGCAAACTTGTGGAAAGAGTTCAACTGGAAAGCATCAACTTATTACAGATGTTCTAAGGAACTGCAATGTGCCC GTTGTTAGAATTGAATCCCATGAAGCAGATGATGTTGTAGCTACACTTGTAGGTCAAGTTTTAGAAAGGGGATACCGTGTTGTTATTGCCTCTCCTGATAAAGATTTCAAGCAACTAATATCAGAAGATGTGCAAATTGTAATGCCTATTCCAGAGTTGGATAGATGGTCCTTTTACACTCTAAAGCACTATGTTGCTCAGTATAACTGTGATCCGCACTCTGATCTGAGTCTCA GATGCATTATGGGCGATGAGGTTGATGGTGTTCCAGGAATTCAGCAGATGGTTCCTGGATTCGGTCGGAAGACTGCCATAAAGCTTTTGAAGAAGCATGGTTCCTTGGAAAATTTACTCAGTGTTGCTGCAGTAAGGACCATTGGCAAACCGTATGCTCAGGAAGCCCTTTTAAATTATGCAGACTACTTGCGAAAAAATTATGAAGTTCTTGCACTGAGGAG GGATGTTAATGTGCATCTTCAGGAGGAGTGGTTGTCTCATAGAGATGTTAACAATGATGAAAAAAGTTTAGCCAACTTTATTGAGTTACTGGGTGAAACTACTTGGAATATGAGCCGCCAAAGTAGATCTAGTTGCAATGAATGA
- the LOC108225657 gene encoding GRAS family protein RAM1 yields the protein MEATDHDEEFLNLTLAIDSNSSFDKKRKGMKTEEVLIEPKEECEGKILNLLQLREDMLKLDHKRKGVAEDGKGLHLIHLLLISATSVDENKLDSSVESLSELFQNVCLSGDSIQRVAAYFADGLVARLLTRKSPFYDMIMKEPTAEEEFLAFTELYKVSPYYQFAHFTANQAIIEAFEKEEGYNNNALHVIDFDVSYGFQWPSLIQSLSDKTTNSHRISLRITAFGRSTEELHETETRLVCFAKGFRNLVFEFQGLLRGSSFSNIKRRNNETLAVNLVFHLNTLTSFSKISDTLKSVHFLNPATVILVEQDGSRNPRSFLARFMESLHYFAAMFDSLDDCLPLDSAERLGIEKYHLGREIKRFINFEKDVTNCMKYERMETWKGRMEGHGFEGVKLSSKSVMQAKLLLKIRSQYCPVQCDGENGGFRVFERDENTAISLGWQDRCLLTASAWHCV from the coding sequence ATGGAAGCTACAGATCATGATGAAGAGTTCTTGAATTTAACACTTGCGATCGACTCAAATTCGAGTTTCGACAAGAAGAGGAAAGGAATGAAAACAGAGGAGGTTCTGATCGAGCCCAAAGAAGAGTGTGAAGGTAAAATATTAAACCTCCTTCAACTGAGAGAAGATATGTTGAAACTAGATCACAAGAGGAAAGGTGTGGCTGAAGATGGAAAAGGGCTTCATTTGATTCATTTGCTCCTGATCTCAGCCACTTCTGTCGATGAAAATAAGCTCGATTCGTCTGTCGAGAGCTTGAGTGAGTTGTTCCAGAATGTGTGCTTGTCAGGAGATTCTATCCAAAGGGTTGCAGCCTATTTTGCTGATGGCTTGGTGGCCAGGCTTCTTACGCGAAAATCGCCTTTTTATGATATGATAATGAAGGAACCTACTGCTGAGGAAGAGTTCTTGGCCTTCACTGAGCTTTACAAAGTGTCTCCTTATTACCAATTTGCTCATTTTACAGCTAATCAGGCCATTATTGAAGCCTTTGAGAAGGAAGAGGGGTATAATAATAATGCCTTGCATGTTATTGATTTCGACGTCTCGTATGGCTTCCAATGGCCTTCCCTTATACAATCTTTATCGGATAAGACCACGAACAGCCATCGGATATCTCTTCGAATAACTGCCTTTGGAAGGAGCACTGAAGAATTGCATGAAACTGAGACAAGACTAGTGTGTTTTGCCAAGGGATTCAGAAACCTGGTTTTCGAGTTTCAAGGATTGTTAAGAGGTTCAAGTTTTTCGAACATTAAGAGAAGGAACAATGAAACACTTGCAGTAAATTTAGTCTTTCATCTCAACACTCTCACTAGCTTTTCGAAGATTTCAGATACCTTAAAATCAGTCCATTTCTTGAACCCTGCCACAGTAATCCTAGTGGAACAAGATGGTAGTAGAAATCCTAGAAGCTTCTTAGCGCGATTCATGGAATCTCTACACTATTTTGCTGCAATGTTTGATTCTTTAGATGACTGTCTACCCCTTGATAGCGCGGAGAGACTTGGGATTGAGAAATATCATCTTGGTAGGGAAATCaaaagatttataaattttgaaaaagatgtgACAAATTGCATGAAATATGAGAGGATGGAAACATGGAAAGGAAGAATGGAAGGCCATGGATTTGAAGGGGTCAAGTTGAGCTCGAAAAGCGTAATGCAGGCTAAGCTTCTGCTGAAGATCAGGAGCCAGTATTGTCCAGTGCAGTGTGATGGAGAGAATGGTGGATTTAGGGTTTTTGAAAGAGATGAGAACACAGCTATCTCTCTGGGATGGCAGGACAGGTGTTTGCTAACTGCCTCTGCATGGCATTGTGTGTGA
- the LOC108226615 gene encoding aluminum-activated malate transporter 2, with product MADASEDYSFFGGAWSWLKALPLKVWSNIAHTASKAKELGQDDPRRIIHSCKVGLAITIVSLFYYFNPLYDGFGVSAMWAVLTVVVVFEFSVGATLGKGVNRAIATLVAGSLGVAAHHLAVLPGETAEPFVIGITVFLVASVFTFARFFPKLKARYDYGLVIFILTFCLISVSGYRDDEVIDLAHKRMSTIFIGGATSIFVCIFIYPAWAGDDLHKQLATNMEKLATFLQGFGDEFFKTSDSTIVEDRRASLQAYKSVLNSKGTEETLANFAKWEPRHGRFRYRHPWDQYLKVGAHIRQCAYSIEALNGYLNSDNQIPYEIREKVQQHCKKMSTECSLALKELALSIRTMTRSSAADAHVLNAKNAAKSLKSSLKTGLWVNAELLQIIPALTVASLLVEVVTCSVNLSEAVHELATLAHFKVTRASNHHQPRVIHRGTSNLSAHHAVTIDG from the exons atggCAGATGCAAGTGAAGATTATTCATTCTTCGGTGGTGCATGGTCATGGTTGAAAGCCTTGCCTCTCAAAGTATGGTCCAATATAGCCCATACAGCAAGCAAAGCAAAAGAATTAGGCCAAGACGATCCCAGAAGAATAATTCATTCTTGCAAAGTGGGTTTAGCCATAACCATAGTTTCTCTGTTCTACTATTTCAACCCTCTGTATGATGGTTTTGGTGTCTCTGCAATGTGGGCTGTTCTCACTGTCGTCGTTGTCTTCGAATTTTCAGTTG GAGCCACGCTCGGAAAAGGCGTCAATCGAGCCATTGCCACACTGGTAGCTGGATCACTAGGCGTGGCTGCTCATCATCTAGCTGTTTTACCTGGGGAAACCGCTGAGCCCTTTGTCATTGGAATCACAGTCTTCTTAGtag CTTCGGTATTTACATTTGCAAGATTCTTTCCAAAACTGAAGGCCAGATATGATTATGGGCTAGTCATATTCATATTAACATTCTGTTTGATCTCGGTATCTGGTTATCGGGACGATGAGGTGATAGATTTGGCTCATAAAAGAATGTCCACCATCTTTATCGGCGGCGCGACGTCTATATTCGTCTGCATTTTCATTTATCCAGCCTGGGCTGGGGATGATCTTCATAAACAACTGGCTACAAACATGGAAAAACTAGCAACATTTCTTCAAG GATTTGGAGATGAGTTCTTTAAGACATCAGACAGTACGATTGTGGAAGACAGAAGAGCATCGCTACAAGCTTACAAAAGTGTGCTCAATTCCAAAGGCACAGAAGAGACCTTG GCTAATTTCGCAAAATGGGAACCCCGACATGGTCGGTTTAGGTACAGACATCCTTGGGACCAGTACTTGAAAGTTGGAGCTCACATTCGTCAATGTGCATATTCAATTGAAGCACTTAATGGATACCTCAATTCTGATAACCAG ATACCCTATGAAATCCGAGAGAAAGTTCAACAACACTGCAAGAAGATGAGCACGGAGTGTAGTTTAGCTCTGAAGGAATTAGCCTTGTCGATTCGAACAATGACAAGGTCATCTGCTGCGGATGCTCATGTGTTAAATGCGAAAAATGCTGCAAAGAGCCTGAAATCTTCACTAAAGACAGGCTTGTGGGTTAACGCGGAGCTGTTACAGATAATCCCAGCCTTGACGGTAGCTTCACTACTAGTTGAAGTTGTTACTTGTAGTGTCAATCTTTCGGAGGCTGTTCATGAGCTTGCAACATTAGCACACTTCAAGGTTACCAGGGCGTCGAATCATCATCAACCGCGAGTAATTCATCGCGGAACATCCAATCTATCTGCTCATCATGCGGTCACAATCGATGGATAG
- the LOC108224706 gene encoding uncharacterized protein LOC108224706 isoform X1, with product MSSMVESAVFSFNHPILPSFNTCPPFLYSHTSHIPKFKTLNNVTKSFRIRAVVMGSFSLTKDQTVGARSADNCGGKHKAGRPKRVFFLDVNPLCYKGSTPSLRAFAHWVSLFFAQVSVSDPVIAVIDGERGNEYRRQILPSYKANRRKFVQPLSALQTCGKSSTGKHQLITDVLRNCNVPVVRIESHEADDVVATLVGQVLERGYRVVIASPDKDFKQLISEDVQIVMPIPELDRWSFYTLKHYVAQYNCDPHSDLSLRCIMGDEVDGVPGIQQMVPGFGRKTAIKLLKKHGSLENLLSVAAVRTIGKPYAQEALLNYADYLRKNYEVLALRRDVNVHLQEEWLSHRDVNNDEKSLANFIELLGETTWNMSRQSRSSCNE from the exons ATGTCAAGCATGGTAGAATCAGCTGTTTTCTCCTTCAATCATCCCATACTTCCTTCTTTCAATACTTGCCCACCGTTCCTTTATTCCCACACTTCCCATATACCCAAATTCAAAACACTTAATAACGTCACAAAATCATTCAGAATCAGAGCTGTTGTTATGGGTTCTTTTTCCTTGACAAAAGATCAAACAGTTGGTGCGCGAAGTGCAGACAACTGTGGTGGCAAGCACAAAGCAGGGAGACCTAAGAGGGTGTTCTTCTTGGACGTGAACCCACTTTGTTATAAAGGGAGTACACCCAGTTTGCGGGCTTTTGCTCACTGGGTTTCCCTTTTCTTTGCTCAAGTCAGCGTTAGTGACCCTGTTATTGCt GTTATTGATGGGGAAAGAGGCAATGAATATCGCAGACAAATATTACCTTCGTATAAAGCAAATAGGCGGAAGTTTGTACAACCATTATCAGCTTTGCAAACTTGTGGAAAGAGTTCAACTGGAAAGCATCAACTTATTACAGATGTTCTAAGGAACTGCAATGTGCCC GTTGTTAGAATTGAATCCCATGAAGCAGATGATGTTGTAGCTACACTTGTAGGTCAAGTTTTAGAAAGGGGATACCGTGTTGTTATTGCCTCTCCTGATAAAGATTTCAAGCAACTAATATCAGAAGATGTGCAAATTGTAATGCCTATTCCAGAGTTGGATAGATGGTCCTTTTACACTCTAAAGCACTATGTTGCTCAGTATAACTGTGATCCGCACTCTGATCTGAGTCTCA GATGCATTATGGGCGATGAGGTTGATGGTGTTCCAGGAATTCAGCAGATGGTTCCTGGATTCGGTCGGAAGACTGCCATAAAGCTTTTGAAGAAGCATGGTTCCTTGGAAAATTTACTCAGTGTTGCTGCAGTAAGGACCATTGGCAAACCGTATGCTCAGGAAGCCCTTTTAAATTATGCAGACTACTTGCGAAAAAATTATGAAGTTCTTGCACTGAGGAG GGATGTTAATGTGCATCTTCAGGAGGAGTGGTTGTCTCATAGAGATGTTAACAATGATGAAAAAAGTTTAGCCAACTTTATTGAGTTACTGGGTGAAACTACTTGGAATATGAGCCGCCAAAGTAGATCTAGTTGCAATGAATGA
- the LOC108224632 gene encoding protein SENSITIVE TO PROTON RHIZOTOXICITY 1 produces MDLQKRLCGVETWTKLPSSTQLELQKKVPPDQHSFINFSSQGNVQKWNDPSIIDYSTRIGEQFPEFVQPSQTQCTYPCNNDNQMNILGQLDGQMNGIRDAIRNCDWDPRVMLTNLSIMEQKIHQLQDLVHIIFGRRTEAMNGSEALAAQQQQLINADLTSIIVQLISTAGSLLPSSKNTFSSGNPFGNGLGQPGGIGYPSGPSGTVNNHVNKVEDHSDQIDLIVNNVEDHDLKDEEEVDEGEHLPPGSYEILQLEKEEILAPHTHFCLICGKGFKRDANLRMHMRGHGDEYKTPAALAKPHKEMSSEPSLVKRYSCPYIGCKRNKDHKKFQPLKTILCVKNHYKRTHCDKSYTCSRCNTKKFSVIADLKTHEKHCGRDKWLCSCGTTFSRKDKLFGHITLFQGHTPAIPLDENKGMVELSDHGEANETPSKVARTDFDFSPAAFLNIMDAKGTADEDTRIFSPLDFDISSLSGFSDFPRPPFEDSDNSLSFLIPSACNYPRGTERNPGSNNLK; encoded by the coding sequence ATGGATCTTCAAAAGAGGCTGTGTGGAGTAGAAACATGGACAAAATTACCTTCGTCTACGCAACTTGAATTGCAGAAGAAGGTGCCTCCTGATCAACactctttcatcaattttaGTTCTCAGGGAAATGTGCAGAAGTGGAATGATCCTTCAATTATTGATTACTCCACTAGGATTGGAGAACAGTTTCCTGAATTCGTTCAGCCTTCTCAAACACAGTGTACATATCCTTGCAACAATGATAATCAGATGAATATTCTTGGCCAACTAGATGGTCAGATGAATGGAATTCGTGATGCAATCCGAAATTGTGATTGGGATCCGAGAGTAATGCTGACTAATCTCTCAATCATGGAACAAAAGATCCACCAGCTCCAAGATTTGgtacatataatttttggtcGGAGAACTGAAGCTATGAATGGGTCCGAGGCACTGGCAGCTCAGCAACAGCAGTTAATTAATGCTGATCTCACCTCGATTATAGTTCAGTTGATCTCAACTGCTGGTAGTCTTCTGCCATCATCCAAGAATACCTTTTCCTCTGGCAATCCTTTTGGAAACGGACTTGGGCAGCCTGGTGGAATTGGATATCCTTCTGGACCTTCTGGAACTGTAAATAATCATGTGAACAAGGTAGAAGATCATTCCGACCAGATTGATCTGATTGTGAACAATGTCGAAGACCATGATCTGAAGGATGAAGAAGAAGTTGATGAAGGCGAACACCTACCCCCGGGTTCGTATGAAATTCTGCAACTAGAGAAAGAAGAAATTCTTGCACCTCACACACATTTCTGTCTCATATGTGGAAAGGGTTTCAAGAGGGATGCCAATTTGCGAATGCACATGAGAGGTCATGGGGATGAATACAAAACTCCAGCTGCACTTGCAAAGCCTCACAAGGAGATGTCTTCTGAGCCATCACTTGTTAAGAGGTATTCATGCCCTTACATTGGTTGTAAGCGAAACAAGGATCACAAAAAGTTCCAGCCTTTAAAAACGATCTTGTGCGTGAAAAATCATTACAAAAGAACCCACTGTGACAAAAGCTACACTTGCAGTCGATGCAATACAAAAAAGTTCTCAGTAATCGCAGATCTTAAAACACATGAAAAGCATTGTGGCAGAGACAAGTGGCTCTGCTCTTGTGGAACAactttctcaaggaaagacaagCTTTTTGGGCACATTACACTGTTCCAAGGCCATACTCCTGCCATTCCACTTGATGAAAATAAAGGAATGGTTGAGTTGTCCGATCATGGGGAAGCCAATGAAACTCCAAGTAAAGTTGCTCGAACAGATTTTGACTTCAGCCCTGCTGCCTTCCTAAATATTATGGACGCCAAGGGGACTGCTGACGAAGATACAAGAATTTTCTCGCCTTTGGACTTTGACATTAGTAGTCTCAGTGGTTTCAGTGACTTTCCCCGGCCTCCATTTGAAGACTCGGACAATTCTCTGTCGTTCCTGATTCCGAGTGCTTGTAATTACCCTAGGGGAACTGAAAGGAATCCAGGTTCTAATAACTTAAAATGA